In the Drosophila takahashii strain IR98-3 E-12201 chromosome 3R, DtakHiC1v2, whole genome shotgun sequence genome, one interval contains:
- the ATP8B gene encoding phospholipid-transporting ATPase ID isoform X7 — MGTKTQPQLAKENERRIRANDKEFNAQFKYHNNYIKTSKYSLFTFLPFNLLEQFQRLANFYFLCLLVLQLIPAISSLTPVTTAIPLIGVLTLTAVKDAYDDIQRHLSDSQVNNRKSKTLRNGKLVEAKWSEVQVGDVIRLDNNQFVAADTLLLSTSEPNGLCFIETAELDGETNLKAKQCLTETIELGDRHDSLWNFNGEIICERPNNLLNKFDGTLIWRGQRFALDNEKILLRGCVLRNTQWCYGVVVFAGVDTKLMQNSGKTQFKSTGVDRLLNFIIIGIVLFLVSICALFAIGCAIWEGFIGQHFQLYLPWEHIIPKDYIPTGATVIGLLVFFSYAIVLNTVVPISLYVSVEVIRFVQSFLINWDEEMYYATTNTYAKARTTTLNEELGQIQYIFSDKTGTLTQNIMTFNKCSINGRSYGDVIDLRTGELIEITEALQSVDFSANPHHERDFRWYDRTLLDAVRSDEEHSHVFFRLLALCHTVMAETVDGKLEYQAQSPDEAALVAAARNFGFVFRTRTPNSITIEVMGQLEEYELLNILDFNNVRKRMSVILRRGDSMVLYCKGADNVIYDRLHGGQEDLKARTQDHLNKFAGEGLRTLALAERRLTEQYYNDWRSRQQEAALSMDSREQKLNEIYEEIESEMQLVGVTAIEDKLQDGVPKSIANLQNAGIKIWVLTGDKQETAINIGYSCQLLTDELADVFIVDGNSVEEVEKQLRQFKESIKIYNRFRPGGFDAFDRLNSDSNMDPLSVTMTQTSAFMQESNLPPTPPPPPAISVVTFRWDDKIKDNKGGPDSAECNDLFGDEKRSEDGGTASIVVDESTGFALVVNGHSLVHCLSPEMENKFLDIASQCKAVICCRVTPLQKALVVELIKRAKNAVTLAIGDGANDVSMIKAAHIGVGISGQEGLQAVLSSDYSIAQFRYLERLLLVHGRWSYYRMCKFLRYFFYKNFAFTLCHCWYSLFCGFSAQTVFDPMFISVYNLFYTSLPVLALGVFEQDVSDKNSLEFPRLYTPGLKSELFNIREFIYSVLHGAFTSLVLFLIPYGVYKDGVSENGFIVSDHMTLGAVVATILIVDNTAQISLYTSYWTVVNHVTIWGSLVWYFVLDYFYNYVIGGPYVGSLTQAMKDLTFWVTMLITVMALVAPVLAYKFYLLDLHPSLSDKIRQRSLKKIHSRASSDVRRTASSRRGRRSVRSGYAFAHQEGFGRLITSGKIMHKLPQDFAFPLGLGTKKTQVLHNNLNSADGPVSKTTNNVSGQHMVNNNTNLRQNQNQNHSSMADITADGRGTGGQDGRGSGGTDDMSPRAPCQDLDTINL; from the exons ATGGGCACAAAAACCCAACCGCAATTGGCCAAAG aAAACGAACGCAGAATCCGCGCCAACGACAAAGAGTTTAATGCCCAGTTTAAATATCAC AACAACTACATCAAGACCTCCAAGTATTCGCTATTCACGTTCCTGCCTTTTAATCTGCTGGAGCAATTCCAGCGGCTGGCCAACTTTTATTTCCTGTGTCTGTTGGTCCTCCAGCTGATACCGGCCATCTCCTCGCTCACCCCCGTGACCACAGCCATTCCCCTAATAGGAGTACTCACGCTGACAGCGGTGAAGGATGCCTACGATGATATA CAACGCCATCTGTCCGACTCGCAGGTGAACAATCGCAAGTCGAAGACTCTGCGCAATGGCAAGTTGGTGGAGGCCAAGTGGTCGGAGGTGCAGGTGGGCGACGTGATCCGGCTGGACAACAATCAGTTCGTGGCCGCCGACACCCTGCTGCTGTCCACGTCCGAGCCAAATGGTCTGTGTTTCATCGAGACGGCCGAGCTGGACGGGGAGACGAATCTCAAGGCGAAGCAGTGCCTCACGGAGACCATCGAGCTGGGCGATCGTCATGACTCGCTGTGGAACTTCAACGGCGAGATCATCTGCGAGAGGCCCAACAACCTGCTGAACAAGTTCGATGGCACCCTGATCTGGCGTGGTCAGCGATTCGCCCTGGACAACGAGAAGATCCTGCTGAGAGGCTGTGTTCTCCGGAACACCCAGTGGTGCTACGGGGTGGTCGTCTTCGCCGGAGTGGACACCAAGTTGATGCAGAATTCCGGAAAGACGCAGTTCAAGAGCACTGGCGTGGATCGCCTGCTCAACTTTATTATCATTGGG ATTGTTCTCTTTCTGGTGTCCATATGTGCCCTGTTTGCGATCGGCTGTGCCATCTGGGAGGGCTTCATTGGCCAGCATTTCCAGCTGTATCTGCCCTGGGAACACATCATACCCAAGGATTACATACCCACGGGGGCCACCGTCATCGGGCTGCTGGTCTTCTTCTCGTATGCCATAGTCTTAAACACTGTTGTGCCAATCTCTCTCTACGTTTCAGTAGAG GTAATACGCTTCGTACAGTCGTTCCTCATCAACTGGGATGAGGAGATGTACTACGCGACCACCAATACCTATGCCAAAGCCCGCACCACCACGCTCAACGAGGAGCTGGGCCAGATCCAGTACATCTTCTCGGACAAGACGGGCACCCTCACCCAGAACATCATGACGTTCAACAAGTGCAGCATCAATGGTCGCAGCTACGGCGATGTGATTGACCTGCGCACCGGCGAGCTCATCGAGATTACGGAG GCCCTTCAAAGCGTCGACTTTTCGGCCAATCCGCATCACGAGAGAGATTTCCGGTGGTACGATCGCACGTTGCTCGATGCCGTTCGCTCGGATGAGGAGCACTCCCATGTGTTTTTCCGCCTGCTGGCCCTCTGCCACACGGTCATGGCCGAAACGGTGGACGGGAAGCTGGAGTACCAGGCCCAGAGTCCCGATGAGGCTGCTCTCGTGGCGGCCGCCCGCAATTTCGGCTTTGTCTTTCGCACACGAACACCGAATAGTATTACCATCGAGGTGATGGGTCAATTGGAG GAATACGAGCTCCTGAATATCCTAGACTTTAACAACGTCCGCAAGCGGATGTCTGTGATCCTCCGACGCGGTGACTCCATGGTGCTCTACTGCAAGGGAGCGGACAATGTGATATACGATCGTCTGCATGGCGGACAGGAAGATCTTAAGGCGCGCACCCAGGACCACCTTAAT aaatttgCCGGCGAGGGCCTGCGTACCTTGGCCCTGGCTGAGCGTCGTTTGACCGAGCAGTACTACAACGACTGGCGGAGTCGACAGCAGGAGGCTGCCCTTTCGATGGACTCACGGGAGCAGAAGCTCAACGAAATCTACGAAGAGATCGAGAGCGAAATGCAACTGGTTGGGGTCACGGCCATCGAGGACAAATTGCAGGACGGTGTGCCCAAGTCTATTGCTAATTTGCAGAATGCAGGCATCAAGATCTGGGTTCTAACTGGCGACAAGCAGG AAACGGCCATTAACATCGGCTACTCCTGTCAACTGCTCACCGATGAGCTGGCGGATGTCTTTATAGTTGACGGAAACTCTgtggaggaggtggagaagCAGCTGAGGCAGTTCAAAGAGtccataaaaatatacaatcgATTTCGACCAGGCG GCTTTGATGCTTTTGACCGGCTAAACAGCGACAGTAACATGGATCCGCTGAGTGTTACCATGACCCAAACTTCGGCCTTCATGCAGGAGTCGAACCTCCCGCCCACGCCGCCTCCACCGCCTGCCATTTCGGTGGTTACCTTTAGGTGGGATGACAAAATTAAGGATAATAAGGGCGGACCGGACAG TGCTGAGTGCAACGACTTGTTCGGCGATGAGAAGAGGAGCGAGGATGGGGGCACAGCCTCAATTGTGGTGGATGAGAGCACCGGCTTTGCCCTGGTGGTCAATGGGCACTCGCTAGTGCACTGCCTTTCGCCGGAAATGGAAAACAA ATTCCTGGACATCGCCTCGCAGTGCAAGGCGGTCATCTGCTGCCGTGTGACGCCGCTTCAGAAGGCGCTGGTCGTCGAGCTAATTAAGCGTGCCAAAAACGCCGTCACCCTGGCCATTGGCGATGGCGCCAACGATGTGTCCATGATCAAGG CCGCCCACATAGGCGTGGGTATTTCCGGCCAGGAGGGCCTTCAGGCTGTCCTGTCCAGTGACTATTCCATTGCCCAGTTTCGTTACCTGGAGCGATTGCTGCTGGTCCATGGTCGCTGGTCCTACTACCGCATGTGCAAATTTCTACGTTACTTTTTCTACAAGAACTTTGCATTTACCCTGTGCCATTGCTGGTATTCGCTCTTTTGCGGCTTCAGCGCTCAG ACGGTGTTTGACCCCATGTTCATATCGGTGTATAATCTGTTCTACACCTCCCTGCCCGTCCTGGCGTTGGGCGTCTTCGAGCAGGATGTCTCGGACAAGAACAGCCTGGAGTTCCCACGTCTCTACACGCCGGGTCTCAAGAGCGAGCTGTTCAACATTCGGGAGTTCATCTACAGTGTGTTGCACGGCGCCTTCACCTCGCTGGTCCTGTTCCTGATTCCCTACGGCGTCTACAAGGACGGCGTCTCGGAGAACGGATTTATTGTGAGCGATCACATGACCCTGGGCGCCGTTGTGGCCACCATACTCATTGTGGATAACACAGCACAG ATATCTTTGTACACCTCTTACTGGACTGTTGTCAATCATGTGACCATTTGGGGTAGTTTAGTGTGGTACTTTGTGCTTGACTATTTCTACAACTATGTCATTGGAGGGCCCTATGTGGGCTCTTTGACCCAGGCCATGAAGGACCTGACCTTTTGGGTCACCATGTTGATCACAGTGATGGCCCTGGTGGCACCTGTCCTGGCCTACAAGTTCTATCTTCTGGATTTGCATCCCAGTCTTTCGGATAAG ATACGTCAAAGGTCCTTGAAGAAGATTCATTCGCGAGCCTCAAGTGATGTCAGGCGAACGGCTTCATCGCGTCGCGGACGTCGCTCAGTACGATCTGGATATGCTTTTGCACATCAG GAGGGCTTTGGCCGCCTGATCACCTCCGGCAAGATTATGCACAAATTGCCACAGGACTTTGCCTTCCCTCTGGGCTTGGGCACCAAAAAAACACAGGTGCTACACAACAATCTCAACTCGGCCGATGGGCCTGTCTCGAAGACAACCAACAACGTGTCCGGCCAACACATGGTCAATAACAACACAAATCTGCGACAGAATCAGAACCAGAACCACTCGTCGATGGCGGATATAACTGCCGATGGACGCGGAACTGGGGGCCAAGATGGCAGGGGCAGCGGAGGCACCGATGACATGAGTCCTCGGGCTCCCTGCCAGGACCTGGATACGATTAATCTCTAA